Proteins encoded within one genomic window of Amycolatopsis nigrescens CSC17Ta-90:
- a CDS encoding succinate dehydrogenase iron-sulfur subunit: MITVKILRYNPEQDSEPHWEAYEVPALPTDRVLNLLMYIKNYVDGTLSFRRSCAHGICGSDAMQINGINRLACKVLVKDMISKEGKQATVTIAPIKGLTTMKDLYVDMEPFFEAFRAVKPYLIAYGNEPTRERVQSQADRERFDDTTKCILCACCTSSCPVYWNDGSYFGPAAIVNAHRFIFDSRDEGSEERLDILNDSEGVWRCRTTFNCTDACPRGIQVTKAIQEVKRALLFKRV; this comes from the coding sequence ATGATCACGGTCAAGATCCTCCGGTACAACCCGGAACAGGACTCGGAACCGCACTGGGAGGCCTACGAGGTCCCGGCGCTGCCCACCGACCGAGTGCTGAACCTGTTGATGTACATCAAGAACTACGTGGACGGCACGCTGTCGTTCCGGCGTTCCTGCGCGCACGGCATCTGCGGTTCGGACGCCATGCAGATCAACGGGATCAACCGGCTCGCCTGCAAGGTGCTGGTCAAGGACATGATCAGCAAAGAGGGTAAGCAGGCCACGGTCACCATCGCGCCGATCAAGGGTCTGACCACGATGAAGGATCTCTATGTCGACATGGAGCCCTTCTTCGAGGCATTCCGCGCGGTGAAACCGTACCTGATCGCCTACGGCAACGAGCCGACCCGCGAGCGCGTCCAGTCGCAGGCGGACCGCGAGCGTTTCGACGACACGACGAAGTGCATCCTCTGTGCGTGCTGTACGTCTTCCTGCCCGGTCTACTGGAACGACGGCTCGTACTTCGGCCCCGCCGCCATCGTCAACGCGCACCGCTTCATCTTCGACTCGCGCGACGAGGGCTCCGAAGAACGGCTCGACATCCTGAACGACTCCGAAGGCGTGTGGCGCTGCCGCACCACCTTCAACTGCACCGACGCCTGCCCCCGCGGCATCCAGGTCACCAAGGCCATCCAAGAAGTCAAACGCGCCCTCCTCTTCAAACGCGTCTAG
- a CDS encoding succinate dehydrogenase hydrophobic membrane anchor subunit, with protein sequence MTNPALPLDKPRSPRRPAARRSNFELYSWLFMRLSGLALVILVLGHLLIMNILDGGVHRINWGFVAGRWASPFWQFWDLSMLWLAQLHGGNGLRTIIDDYARKDVTRFWLKIVLYVSMVLILAVGTMVIFTFDPNMTAD encoded by the coding sequence ATGACCAACCCCGCCCTCCCGCTGGACAAACCGCGCTCCCCGCGGCGCCCGGCCGCCCGGCGCAGCAACTTCGAGCTCTACAGCTGGCTGTTCATGCGGCTGTCCGGACTGGCGCTGGTCATCCTGGTGCTCGGCCACCTGCTGATCATGAATATCCTGGACGGCGGCGTGCACCGGATCAACTGGGGCTTCGTGGCCGGCCGCTGGGCGTCCCCGTTCTGGCAGTTCTGGGACCTGTCGATGCTGTGGCTCGCCCAGCTGCACGGCGGCAACGGGCTGCGCACGATCATCGACGACTACGCCCGCAAGGACGTCACCCGGTTCTGGCTGAAGATCGTGCTCTACGTCTCGATGGTGCTGATCCTCGCCGTGGGCACGATGGTGATCTTCACCTTCGACCCGAACATGACCGCCGACTGA
- a CDS encoding SCO4848 family membrane protein, with amino-acid sequence MSRRVSLFLLAFGVWSWIIWITFAKNLWESDQAWAPDGSPTAYFVVHAVLTVVSFVLGTVIGVLGWRGLRARN; translated from the coding sequence ATGTCCCGGCGTGTCTCGTTGTTCCTGCTGGCCTTCGGCGTGTGGTCTTGGATCATTTGGATTACCTTCGCCAAGAATCTTTGGGAAAGCGACCAGGCATGGGCGCCGGACGGCTCACCGACCGCGTATTTTGTCGTGCACGCGGTACTGACTGTGGTGTCGTTCGTGCTCGGCACCGTGATCGGGGTGCTCGGCTGGCGAGGCCTTCGCGCGCGGAACTGA
- a CDS encoding glycoside hydrolase family 97 protein, whose protein sequence is MKERVMFGCAVVVGAVLVGVPDSGQASPAESWTLSAPGVSARAGGTPEAQVSLDDGRLTLSVRRGATTVLERSALGVETAHGDFTAGLSFAGMSQRHVQESYQTKTGRRLEHSLDAAETTLHLRAGGQPMDVVFRVAADGVAYRYVFPGPKWVTVVREASEFAVPVSADSFLLPYDNGRSDYESAHAHKKVGEQQPAEYGYPSLFHVGDSWLSILESDLDGRYGGSRLTLGSAPGRFRLTLPDPTETSAAPLATPWRTMIVGDLATVTESDLVTDLAEPSKVADTSWIKPGVAAWSWWADGGSPGSLEKQKEYVDYAAKQGWEYSLVDSGWNAAWVPELVEYARQRGVAIWLWLRWQQVDTDSERERLFAQYRDWGVVGLKIDFVESDGQDRMRWYDGVLAASAKYRLMLNFHGAPIPRGTERTWPQVLSVEAVKGAEGTRPKPGREPFPIEHYLTLPFTRNLTGPMDFTPVTFSGVRPNSDAAELALSVVYESGAQHFADSPATYARYPLAEQLLRAVPTVWDETKLLDGDPGRLAVLARRSGSDWYVGAITAGEAGQVRTGLGFLPAGAWNAELYTDGADGKLTFSTQRVDSGSTLTVPVTRNGGFSLRITPAH, encoded by the coding sequence ATGAAGGAACGTGTGATGTTCGGGTGTGCGGTGGTGGTGGGGGCGGTGTTGGTGGGGGTGCCGGATAGCGGGCAGGCGAGTCCGGCGGAGAGCTGGACGTTGAGCGCGCCCGGGGTTTCCGCGCGGGCAGGCGGCACGCCTGAGGCGCAGGTGTCGCTGGACGACGGCAGGTTGACGTTGAGCGTGCGCCGGGGTGCGACCACCGTGCTGGAGCGGTCCGCGCTCGGGGTGGAGACCGCGCACGGCGACTTCACCGCAGGCCTGAGCTTCGCCGGCATGTCCCAGCGTCACGTCCAGGAGAGCTACCAGACCAAGACCGGCCGACGGCTCGAGCACAGCCTGGACGCCGCCGAGACCACCTTGCACCTGCGGGCCGGGGGCCAGCCGATGGACGTGGTGTTCCGGGTCGCCGCGGACGGGGTCGCCTACCGCTATGTCTTCCCGGGCCCGAAGTGGGTGACCGTGGTGCGGGAGGCATCCGAGTTCGCAGTCCCGGTGTCGGCCGATTCCTTTTTACTGCCTTACGACAACGGCCGCAGCGACTACGAGAGCGCGCACGCGCACAAGAAAGTGGGGGAGCAGCAGCCCGCGGAGTACGGCTATCCGTCGCTGTTCCACGTCGGCGACTCCTGGCTGTCCATTCTGGAGTCCGATCTGGACGGACGCTACGGCGGCTCGCGGCTGACCCTCGGCTCGGCGCCGGGCCGGTTCCGGCTGACCCTGCCCGACCCCACCGAGACCAGCGCCGCGCCGCTGGCCACGCCGTGGCGCACGATGATCGTCGGCGACCTGGCCACGGTCACCGAGAGCGACCTGGTCACCGATCTGGCCGAACCGTCGAAGGTGGCGGACACCTCGTGGATCAAGCCCGGGGTGGCGGCCTGGTCGTGGTGGGCGGACGGGGGCAGCCCCGGCAGCCTGGAGAAGCAGAAGGAGTACGTGGACTACGCGGCGAAACAAGGCTGGGAGTACAGCCTGGTCGACTCGGGCTGGAACGCGGCCTGGGTGCCGGAGCTGGTGGAGTACGCCCGACAGCGGGGCGTCGCGATCTGGCTGTGGCTGCGCTGGCAGCAGGTGGACACCGACAGCGAGCGGGAGCGGCTGTTCGCGCAGTACCGCGACTGGGGCGTGGTCGGGCTGAAGATCGACTTCGTGGAGTCCGACGGGCAGGACCGGATGCGCTGGTACGACGGGGTGCTCGCGGCCTCTGCGAAGTACCGGCTGATGCTCAACTTCCACGGCGCGCCGATTCCGCGCGGCACCGAGCGCACCTGGCCGCAGGTGCTGTCGGTGGAGGCGGTGAAGGGGGCCGAGGGCACCAGGCCGAAGCCGGGGCGTGAGCCGTTCCCGATCGAGCACTACCTGACCCTGCCGTTCACCAGGAACCTGACCGGCCCGATGGACTTCACCCCGGTCACCTTCAGCGGGGTGCGGCCGAACAGCGACGCCGCCGAGCTGGCGCTGTCGGTGGTCTACGAGTCCGGTGCCCAGCATTTCGCGGACAGCCCGGCGACGTACGCGCGGTATCCGCTCGCCGAGCAGCTGCTCCGCGCCGTGCCGACCGTGTGGGACGAGACGAAGCTGCTGGACGGCGATCCGGGCAGGCTGGCCGTGCTGGCGCGGAGGTCCGGGAGCGACTGGTACGTCGGCGCGATCACCGCCGGCGAGGCGGGCCAGGTGCGCACCGGGCTCGGCTTCCTGCCGGCCGGT
- a CDS encoding S8 family peptidase, translating to MSRMKRLLIPAATALAVTAGGLLVSPSAAAAPSCDQASAEYSYVVLYHQRTPEHLVDSELRQKCGTKTAYYPEIGVAVATSRNQDFAEKVGVYRAYSAGKDVAEATSARADLRDVERTTEVSAADDLGAQQWDMRAIQAPEANEVNPGSRSVTVGVIDSGIEPTHPALKGALDPAASAGCLTGAADPTPSSWAPTTSDHGTHVAGTIAGQDTARGFTGVAPGVRLAAVKVVNDEGLIFPESAVCGFMWSARHGFEVTNSSYYVDPGMFYCSKEPGDAAAYEAVRRAVAYSTGKGALNVAAAGNSAFDIPAQTTDPNRPHPVDRSCAILPGGLDGVVTVSAIGYAGTKSSYSNYGRGAIDVTAPGGDRAQLPPPGEGAGCPLSTVVGGGYGTKCGTSMASPHVAGVAALLASTHRHASPRVLTSLLERQADPVPCGPDPTCTGSPSRNSHYGHGRVNALTAVL from the coding sequence ATGTCCCGGATGAAACGACTGCTGATCCCGGCGGCCACGGCCTTGGCGGTGACGGCCGGCGGACTGCTGGTGTCGCCGTCGGCGGCCGCGGCGCCGAGCTGTGACCAGGCGAGTGCGGAGTACAGCTACGTCGTGCTGTACCACCAGCGCACCCCGGAGCACCTGGTGGATTCGGAACTTCGGCAGAAGTGCGGGACGAAAACCGCCTACTACCCGGAGATCGGGGTCGCCGTCGCCACTTCGCGCAATCAGGATTTCGCGGAGAAGGTCGGTGTTTACCGGGCGTACTCGGCCGGCAAGGACGTCGCCGAGGCAACGTCGGCGCGGGCCGACCTGCGGGACGTCGAGCGGACCACCGAGGTGAGTGCCGCCGACGACCTCGGCGCGCAGCAGTGGGATATGCGGGCGATTCAGGCGCCGGAGGCGAACGAGGTCAATCCGGGCAGCCGCTCGGTGACCGTCGGGGTGATCGACTCCGGGATCGAGCCGACGCATCCGGCACTGAAGGGCGCCCTCGACCCGGCCGCTTCGGCCGGCTGTCTCACCGGTGCGGCGGACCCCACGCCGTCCTCGTGGGCGCCGACCACATCGGACCACGGCACCCATGTCGCCGGCACGATCGCAGGGCAGGACACGGCCCGCGGCTTCACCGGTGTCGCGCCCGGCGTTCGGCTGGCCGCGGTGAAGGTGGTCAACGACGAGGGGCTCATCTTCCCGGAGTCGGCGGTGTGCGGGTTCATGTGGTCCGCTCGGCACGGTTTCGAGGTGACCAACAGCAGCTACTACGTCGATCCCGGGATGTTCTACTGCTCGAAGGAGCCCGGTGACGCCGCCGCCTACGAGGCCGTCCGGCGCGCGGTGGCCTACTCGACCGGCAAGGGCGCGCTGAACGTGGCCGCGGCCGGCAACAGCGCCTTCGACATCCCGGCGCAGACCACCGACCCGAACCGGCCGCATCCGGTGGACCGCAGCTGCGCGATCCTGCCCGGCGGCCTCGATGGCGTGGTGACCGTTTCCGCGATCGGTTACGCCGGCACGAAATCGTCGTACAGCAACTACGGCCGCGGTGCGATCGACGTGACCGCGCCCGGCGGTGACCGGGCCCAGCTACCCCCGCCCGGCGAGGGCGCCGGCTGTCCACTGTCCACTGTGGTCGGTGGCGGCTACGGCACCAAGTGCGGCACGTCCATGGCCTCCCCACACGTCGCCGGCGTCGCCGCGCTACTGGCCAGCACCCACCGCCACGCGTCCCCGCGCGTTCTCACGTCACTCCTGGAACGCCAGGCCGACCCCGTCCCCTGCGGTCCCGACCCGACCTGCACCGGCTCCCCGTCCCGCAACTCCCACTACGGCCACGGCCGCGTCAACGCCCTCACCGCCGTCCTCTAA
- the sdhA gene encoding succinate dehydrogenase flavoprotein subunit, whose amino-acid sequence MQFHKYDVVIVGAGGAGMRAAIESGQRARTAVLTKLYPTRSHTGAAQGGMCAALANVEEDNWEWHTFDTVKGGDYLTDQDAAEIMAKEAIDAVLDLEKMGLPFNRTPEGRIDQRRFGGHTRDHGKAAVRRACYAADRTGHMILQTLYQNCVKHGIEFFNEFYVLDITLTENVDGQQVASGAIAYELATGEIHVFQAKSIVFATGGFGKVFKTTSNAHTLTGDGMGIYYRKGLPLEDMEFYQFHPTGLAGLGILLTEGARGEGAILRNVDGERFMERYAPTIKDLAPRDIVARSMVLEVLEGRGAGPHKDYVYLDCTHLGAEVLETKLPDITEFARTYLGVDPVEEPVPVYPTAHYAMGGIPTNVHGEALRDNTNVIPGLYAAGEVACVSVHGSNRLGTNSLLDINVFGRRAGIAAAQYATGHEHVELPENPAKMVQGMVDHLRTAHGGERVADIRTELQQTMDTNAAVYRTEETLKQALHDVQALKERYGRIAVQDKGKRYNTDLLEAIELGFLLDLAESLVHAALARKESRGGHAREDYPNRDDVNFMRHSMSYKQLPDKEDPDAPLGLTGFLADIRLDYKPVTFTRYEPMERKY is encoded by the coding sequence ATGCAGTTCCACAAGTACGACGTGGTGATCGTCGGCGCCGGTGGCGCCGGGATGCGCGCGGCCATCGAGTCCGGCCAGCGCGCCCGCACCGCGGTGCTCACCAAGCTCTACCCCACGCGCTCGCACACCGGCGCGGCGCAGGGCGGCATGTGCGCCGCACTCGCCAACGTCGAAGAGGACAACTGGGAATGGCACACCTTCGACACGGTCAAGGGCGGTGACTACCTGACCGACCAGGACGCGGCGGAGATCATGGCCAAGGAGGCCATCGACGCCGTGCTCGACCTGGAGAAGATGGGCCTGCCGTTCAACCGGACCCCGGAGGGCCGGATCGACCAGCGCCGCTTCGGCGGGCACACCCGCGACCACGGCAAGGCTGCGGTGCGCCGGGCCTGCTACGCGGCCGACCGCACCGGGCACATGATCCTGCAGACGCTGTACCAGAACTGCGTCAAGCACGGCATCGAGTTCTTCAACGAGTTCTACGTACTCGACATCACATTGACCGAGAACGTGGACGGCCAGCAGGTCGCCTCCGGTGCCATCGCCTACGAGCTGGCCACCGGCGAGATCCACGTGTTCCAGGCCAAGTCGATCGTGTTCGCCACCGGCGGCTTCGGCAAGGTCTTCAAGACCACTTCGAACGCGCACACCCTGACCGGCGACGGGATGGGCATCTACTACCGCAAGGGGCTGCCGCTGGAGGACATGGAGTTCTACCAGTTCCACCCGACCGGCCTGGCCGGACTGGGCATCCTGCTCACCGAGGGCGCCCGCGGCGAGGGTGCGATCCTGCGGAACGTGGACGGCGAGCGGTTCATGGAGCGGTACGCGCCGACCATCAAGGACCTGGCACCGCGTGACATCGTGGCCCGCTCGATGGTGCTCGAAGTGCTGGAAGGCCGCGGTGCAGGTCCGCACAAGGACTACGTGTACCTGGACTGCACGCACCTCGGGGCCGAGGTGCTGGAGACCAAGCTGCCGGACATCACCGAGTTCGCGCGGACCTACCTCGGGGTGGACCCGGTGGAGGAGCCGGTGCCGGTGTACCCCACCGCGCACTACGCGATGGGCGGAATCCCCACCAACGTGCACGGCGAAGCGTTGCGGGACAACACGAACGTGATCCCGGGGCTGTACGCGGCGGGCGAGGTGGCGTGCGTGTCCGTGCACGGTTCGAACCGGCTGGGCACCAACTCGCTGCTGGACATCAACGTGTTCGGCCGCCGCGCCGGCATCGCGGCCGCCCAGTACGCGACCGGGCACGAGCACGTCGAGCTGCCGGAGAACCCGGCGAAGATGGTGCAGGGCATGGTCGACCACCTGCGCACCGCGCACGGCGGCGAGCGGGTCGCGGACATCCGCACCGAGCTGCAGCAGACCATGGACACCAACGCGGCGGTGTACCGCACCGAGGAAACCCTGAAGCAGGCGCTGCACGACGTACAGGCGCTCAAGGAGCGTTACGGCCGGATCGCGGTGCAGGACAAGGGAAAGCGGTACAACACCGACCTGCTGGAGGCGATCGAGCTCGGCTTCCTGCTGGACCTGGCCGAATCGCTGGTGCACGCGGCGCTGGCGCGCAAGGAGTCCCGTGGCGGGCACGCGCGCGAGGACTACCCGAACCGCGACGACGTCAACTTCATGCGGCACTCGATGTCGTACAAGCAACTGCCGGACAAGGAAGACCCGGACGCGCCGCTCGGCCTGACCGGTTTCCTCGCCGACATCCGCCTTGACTACAAGCCGGTGACCTTCACCCGGTACGAGCCGATGGAGCGCAAGTACTGA
- a CDS encoding MFS transporter, translated as MSIASTKSSARAKFPREIWVLVGASFLIAVGYGLVAPALPSYATSFDVGVTAASVVISAFAAMRLLFAPVSGRLVTRFGERPVYLWGLAIVAGGSLACAVVNEYWQLLLFRSLSGIGSTMFTVSAVGLLIRIAPPELRGRASGLWGTGFLLGSVAGPVLGGGLVEVSLRAPFVVYGVALIVVTVLVWAQLRNSGLASRADAEEAPEMTFMQALRHPAYRAALSSNFANGWLVFGVRTSLIPLFVVAVLHQPTGFTGIALAVFAAANALVLTMAGRLADTRGRKPLAVAGMGLLAVGTIAIGLTGELWLFILALVLTGVGAGALNPAQTAAVADVLGAKARGGAVLAGFQMAADVGAVLGPLVAGVLAEQLSYPIAFVVTGVIGLIALVMWLLASETLPAKEGDREDEQHTAQDAAACDCCPDPVIRTAQPPASGGDR; from the coding sequence GTGAGCATTGCATCGACGAAAAGTTCAGCAAGAGCGAAGTTTCCGCGAGAGATCTGGGTACTGGTAGGCGCCAGTTTCCTGATCGCGGTCGGGTACGGGCTGGTCGCGCCCGCACTGCCGAGCTACGCGACCAGTTTCGACGTCGGCGTCACCGCCGCGTCCGTGGTGATCAGCGCGTTCGCCGCGATGCGGCTGCTGTTCGCGCCGGTCAGCGGGCGGCTGGTGACCAGGTTCGGCGAGCGGCCGGTCTACCTGTGGGGACTTGCCATCGTCGCGGGCGGCAGCCTGGCCTGCGCGGTGGTGAACGAGTACTGGCAGCTGCTGCTGTTCCGCTCGCTGAGCGGGATCGGCTCGACCATGTTCACCGTCTCGGCGGTCGGCCTGCTGATCCGGATCGCGCCGCCCGAGCTGCGCGGCCGCGCGTCCGGGCTGTGGGGCACCGGTTTCCTGCTGGGCAGCGTGGCCGGCCCGGTGCTCGGCGGTGGCCTGGTCGAGGTGTCGCTGCGGGCACCGTTCGTGGTCTACGGCGTGGCGCTGATCGTGGTCACCGTGCTGGTATGGGCGCAGCTGCGCAACTCCGGGCTGGCCTCGAGGGCGGACGCGGAAGAGGCGCCGGAGATGACCTTCATGCAGGCGCTGCGGCACCCGGCCTACCGGGCCGCGCTCTCGTCGAACTTCGCGAACGGCTGGCTGGTGTTCGGCGTGCGCACGTCGCTGATCCCGTTGTTCGTGGTCGCCGTGCTGCACCAGCCCACCGGGTTCACCGGGATCGCGCTGGCGGTGTTCGCCGCGGCCAACGCACTGGTGCTGACCATGGCGGGGCGGCTCGCGGACACCAGGGGACGCAAGCCGCTGGCGGTGGCCGGCATGGGCCTGCTGGCCGTCGGCACCATCGCGATCGGGCTGACCGGTGAGCTCTGGCTGTTCATCCTGGCGCTGGTGCTCACCGGGGTCGGGGCCGGCGCGCTGAACCCGGCGCAGACCGCGGCGGTCGCCGACGTGCTGGGCGCGAAGGCCCGCGGCGGCGCGGTGCTCGCCGGGTTCCAGATGGCCGCCGACGTCGGCGCGGTGCTCGGCCCGCTGGTGGCCGGCGTGCTCGCCGAGCAGCTGTCCTACCCGATCGCGTTCGTGGTCACCGGGGTGATCGGCCTGATCGCGCTGGTGATGTGGCTGCTGGCCTCGGAGACCCTGCCGGCCAAGGAGGGCGACCGCGAGGACGAGCAGCACACCGCGCAGGACGCGGCGGCCTGCGACTGCTGCCCGGACCCGGTGATCAGGACCGCTCAGCCGCCTGCTTCCGGCGGTGACCGATGA
- the yhjD gene encoding inner membrane protein YhjD yields the protein MAKEQPEGEKKEGLLPRLRRKYPWIDHVVRANDAFTERYGNHYAAAITYFSVLSLFPLLMVGFSVAGLILAGDQAALNKLKDGITSSAPEGLGEFLSTIVNTALTAGAGTGIVGLVLALYSGIGWMTNLRDALTAQWGQEKKQLPLVSTTLKDLVSLVGLGLALAVSFGLSAAGSGLGKVLLQLVGLDDQGWAVALLRLVTVLLSLGANVLVFLWVIARLPRERVTARSAVKGAVIAAIGFEVLKQLTTVYLGFVSTSPSTVLFGPILGLLFFANLVSRFLLFVTAWTATAQENQLSTVAPPPPAVIRPRVSVQRGPGIGVAAGAFSAGAVLGWLGRRRR from the coding sequence GTGGCGAAAGAGCAGCCCGAGGGCGAAAAGAAGGAAGGCTTGCTTCCCCGCTTACGGCGGAAGTATCCGTGGATCGACCACGTGGTCAGAGCGAATGACGCCTTCACCGAGCGCTACGGCAATCACTACGCCGCGGCGATCACCTATTTCAGCGTGCTTTCGCTCTTTCCGCTGCTCATGGTCGGCTTCTCGGTCGCGGGCCTGATCCTGGCCGGTGACCAGGCCGCGCTGAACAAGCTCAAGGACGGCATCACGTCCTCGGCGCCGGAGGGGCTCGGCGAGTTCCTCAGCACCATCGTGAACACCGCGCTGACCGCGGGCGCCGGCACCGGGATCGTCGGACTGGTGCTGGCGCTGTACTCGGGAATCGGCTGGATGACCAACCTCCGCGACGCGCTCACCGCGCAGTGGGGGCAGGAGAAAAAGCAGCTGCCGCTGGTCTCCACCACGCTCAAGGACCTCGTCTCGCTGGTCGGCCTCGGCCTCGCGCTGGCCGTGTCGTTCGGGCTGTCCGCGGCGGGCAGCGGGCTGGGCAAGGTGCTGCTCCAGTTGGTCGGCCTGGACGACCAGGGCTGGGCGGTGGCGCTGCTGCGGCTGGTCACCGTGCTGCTCTCGCTCGGTGCCAACGTGCTGGTCTTCCTCTGGGTGATCGCCAGGCTGCCCCGCGAACGGGTCACCGCACGCAGCGCGGTCAAGGGCGCGGTGATCGCCGCGATCGGCTTCGAGGTGCTCAAGCAGCTCACCACCGTCTACCTCGGGTTCGTGTCCACCTCGCCGAGCACGGTGCTGTTCGGGCCGATCCTCGGGCTGCTGTTCTTCGCCAACCTGGTGTCCCGGTTCCTGCTCTTCGTCACCGCGTGGACGGCCACCGCGCAGGAGAACCAGCTCAGCACGGTCGCGCCGCCGCCACCCGCGGTGATCCGGCCCCGGGTGTCCGTGCAGCGCGGCCCCGGGATCGGGGTGGCGGCAGGTGCGTTCAGCGCCGGTGCGGTACTCGGCTGGTTGGGTCGACGCCGCCGGTGA
- a CDS encoding D-alanyl-D-alanine carboxypeptidase family protein — protein sequence MLSGLLALTAAPVAVAAPPVTTPPTQPSPCAYRELPPPPVDTSERPAPGQQEPRPLPVPDKPLGGDRMSDCGVVLPPKALNPPENNAHSWVIQDLDSGDVLAAKDPHARQRPASLIKTLLALVVVKELKPDQVVTVTAEDASQECTCVGIVAGGRYTVDQLLHGLLMHSGNDVAHAFATALGGVPAAVQKMNKLAAAIGANDTRAATPSGLDGPGMSTSAYDLSLIFNQAMKQPEFAKAVGTRQFEFPGFGDKPAFPIYNDNKLLSQYPGFLGGKTGFTDDARHTYVGGAAQNGRKLAVVMLRAEQQPARVSDQAAKLLDYGFALAKAGTKPVGQIVRVPVPEPALAGAGPDLNSGDNANTGTGAGADDPFGTTGWILTLVVALIIGAGFVIGHRRKQAAERS from the coding sequence ATGTTGTCCGGTTTGCTCGCCTTGACGGCGGCACCGGTCGCCGTGGCCGCGCCGCCGGTGACCACACCGCCGACGCAGCCGTCGCCCTGCGCATACAGAGAACTGCCGCCGCCTCCGGTCGACACCTCGGAGAGGCCGGCGCCCGGCCAGCAGGAGCCCCGCCCGCTGCCGGTGCCGGACAAGCCGCTCGGCGGGGACCGGATGTCCGACTGCGGGGTGGTCCTGCCGCCGAAGGCGCTCAACCCGCCCGAGAACAATGCACACTCCTGGGTGATTCAGGACCTGGACAGCGGAGACGTGCTCGCGGCCAAGGACCCGCACGCCAGGCAGCGCCCGGCCTCACTGATCAAGACCCTGCTCGCGCTGGTCGTGGTCAAGGAGCTGAAGCCGGACCAGGTGGTCACGGTGACCGCCGAGGACGCCAGCCAGGAATGCACCTGCGTCGGCATCGTCGCCGGCGGCCGCTACACCGTCGACCAGCTGCTGCACGGCTTGCTGATGCACTCCGGCAACGACGTGGCGCACGCCTTCGCGACCGCGCTCGGCGGCGTGCCCGCGGCGGTGCAGAAGATGAACAAGCTGGCCGCGGCGATCGGCGCGAACGACACCAGGGCGGCCACGCCGTCCGGCCTCGACGGCCCCGGGATGTCCACCTCCGCCTACGACCTGAGCCTGATCTTCAACCAGGCGATGAAGCAGCCGGAGTTCGCCAAGGCGGTGGGCACCAGGCAGTTCGAGTTCCCCGGTTTCGGGGACAAGCCGGCGTTCCCGATCTACAACGACAACAAGCTGCTCAGCCAGTACCCGGGGTTCCTCGGCGGCAAGACCGGGTTCACCGACGACGCCAGGCACACCTACGTCGGCGGCGCCGCGCAGAACGGCAGGAAGCTCGCCGTGGTGATGCTGCGCGCGGAGCAGCAGCCGGCCCGGGTCTCCGACCAGGCGGCGAAACTGCTCGACTACGGTTTCGCGCTGGCCAAGGCCGGCACGAAACCGGTCGGCCAGATCGTCCGGGTGCCCGTCCCCGAACCGGCGCTGGCCGGTGCCGGGCCGGACCTGAACAGCGGCGACAACGCGAACACCGGCACCGGGGCCGGCGCGGACGACCCGTTCGGCACCACCGGCTGGATCCTCACCCTGGTCGTCGCGCTGATCATCGGCGCCGGCTTCGTCATCGGTCACCGCCGGAAGCAGGCGGCTGAGCGGTCCTGA
- the sdhC gene encoding succinate dehydrogenase, cytochrome b556 subunit — MSTTASTAEDAGASDRAGASRRNGTFYRGDPGMWSWVLHRITGVLTFFFLFVHVLDTALVRVSPSTYNEVIETYKTPIVNLLEVGLVGAVLYHALNGIRVMLVDFWSKGPQYQRPMLWGIVAIWVAVMGPGTYFMLERTVSTMFGGGS; from the coding sequence ATGTCCACCACGGCTAGCACCGCAGAAGACGCGGGCGCGAGCGATCGGGCGGGTGCCTCTCGCCGGAACGGGACCTTCTACCGGGGCGATCCCGGTATGTGGTCCTGGGTCCTGCACCGGATCACCGGTGTGCTCACGTTCTTCTTCCTTTTCGTGCACGTGCTCGACACCGCGCTGGTGCGGGTCTCGCCCAGCACCTACAACGAGGTCATCGAGACCTACAAGACCCCGATCGTGAACCTGCTGGAGGTCGGGCTCGTCGGCGCGGTGCTCTACCACGCGTTGAACGGAATCCGGGTGATGCTGGTCGACTTCTGGTCGAAGGGGCCCCAGTACCAGCGCCCCATGCTGTGGGGAATCGTCGCGATCTGGGTGGCCGTGATGGGCCCGGGCACCTACTTCATGCTGGAGCGGACCGTCTCCACGATGTTCGGAGGTGGCAGCTGA